CGTAACTATGCTAACTGGATGATTACTCCCAGAGGTTATTCGGTAAATGTTTAGTTGAGACCAAATAAACACTATCGCGAACGCATTTCAATTGGAGTACAGAAGAAATAGTTTTATTGCTTCAACAGCCGTTTCAATAACATGTATACAAAAGCTATCAGTATTATTGATGATTAAATATAGTGACCGCACTGTCACTACAAACTTTAGTAAGATCGACTCAAATTTAAAAATTTCTGATTTTTACGAAGATGTAAAGTCTACCAACTAAATTGTTTTGACGCGATCGCTATCTATGTATTTAGAGTGCAACTGATGTTCTTCAGCAAGAAGTTTAGGTTTAATGTAGAGATTTTCTAGCAATACGCCGCCTCCTGCAACCCAAGGGGGAACGATTAGCGCACCGATAATACCCAGTACCTGCGCTCCACCTAAAACTGCTAGTAGTTGATATAGTGGGGGAACCTTGACCGAACTACCAACTAATAGCGGATCGAGTAAATAAGTTTCTAAATTCTGCACGATCGCGAATAGCAAGATTACCCAAACAAAAGTCAAGCCTCCTTGAGCGATCGCCACAATTAAAGCAGGTATTGCCCCTAAAATTGGTCCAAAAAAGGGGATTAGATTAGTAAAGCCAGCAATTACGCCCAAACCTAACGCCAATTCCGACATTCCCAAAAATCTTAGAGAGATGCTAATTACCGTACCTAAAATAGCCGAAACTAAGATTCGTCCTTGAATATAGCCTCCCATTCTCTTACCCACTGGCTGTATTTGATCCGCCAGCTTTTGATTCCAGGGGTAGGGAAACAAATTAAAAATATCTCCCAGCAGTTGTTTAGAACCAGACAGCATGTATGCTGAGAGTAACAAGGCTAAAAAGAGGCTGAAAACGCTGCCGATAATACCTCTGGTAACGCCATAAGAACGAACTACCAGTTGTTGACTGGAACGAATTGCCCAAGATGCCAAACCCTGAATATCTAAGAACTGACTGATAATACTAGGGGTAC
This window of the Myxosarcina sp. GI1 genome carries:
- a CDS encoding AI-2E family transporter, which codes for MSDKRTNLSVTNILLVTTVILSVILLWQLRSLIVVLMISVVIAATLAPSVNLVHKLGVPRWLAVLLVYLGLIGALTGFGLIVGPTVAQQIERLIGKLPLYLETLRSLLENLAMRFGISEPGTPSIISQFLDIQGLASWAIRSSQQLVVRSYGVTRGIIGSVFSLFLALLLSAYMLSGSKQLLGDIFNLFPYPWNQKLADQIQPVGKRMGGYIQGRILVSAILGTVISISLRFLGMSELALGLGVIAGFTNLIPFFGPILGAIPALIVAIAQGGLTFVWVILLFAIVQNLETYLLDPLLVGSSVKVPPLYQLLAVLGGAQVLGIIGALIVPPWVAGGGVLLENLYIKPKLLAEEHQLHSKYIDSDRVKTI